A stretch of Channa argus isolate prfri chromosome 16, Channa argus male v1.0, whole genome shotgun sequence DNA encodes these proteins:
- the myct1b gene encoding myc target protein 1 homolog, whose product MANNETHPFLEILKSFNLGDMILAFCLSVLVGLLLGALIYILLTWASRRKATAKITRRSKKKSGTPQTNSSMSGQLGLYRSTFLSVYRQPSLEPVGPLGSKPGPETSTFRPIPKRSRPALEMGDDTEVNMPEDTAASNSLDSASLVPNKRHSFWLGSNGLKGFLPSQTPPPAYDSVIHAFEETCT is encoded by the exons ATGGCAAATAATGAAACACATCCCTTTTTGGAAATACTAAAATCATTTAATCTTG GTGATATGATTCTTGCATTCTGCTTATCTGTGCTTGTGGGGCTGCTTCTGGGGGCTTTGATCTACATTCTGCTGACCTGGGCGTCCAGGCGCAAGGCAACTGCCAAGATCACCAGGCGATCCAAAAAGAAATCTGGCACTCCACAAACAAACAGCTCCATGAGCGGCCAGCTGGGCCTTTACCGAAGCACGTTTTTAAGTGTCTACAGACAGCCCTCTCTGGAGCCAGTGGGCCCTCTGGGGAGTAAGCCCGGTCCGGAGACCTCCACTTTTCGCCCAATTCCCAAAAGAAGCCGACCTGCTCTGGAGATGGGGGATGATACTGAGGTGAACATGCCTGAGGACACAGCGGCTTCCAACTCGTTGGATTCAGCCTCACTGGTACCAAACAAGAGACATTCTTTCTGGTTGGGCAGTAATGGACTAAAAGGATTCCTTCCCTCACAGACTCCCCCTCCTGCTTACGACAGTGTCATCCATGCCTTTGAAGAGACTTGCACTTGA